A stretch of DNA from Spirosoma endbachense:
GGCCGTTTGGTTGAGAAGTTGAAAGAAAGCCGTAGTTTTAGCCGTGCTGGGAACAGGGGTCATGAATTTGTCGTCTAGTTAACCACAAAGGTAAGACTACTGGCTCCCAGCCAGTTTTATAAGAAAGCCCTGNNNNNNNNNNCTAGCTAGCTAGCNNNNNNNNNNCAGGGCTTTCTTATAAAACCAGTTCTTGATTCATGAACTGAATCAATGTTAGGAATTTGTCGGCAAAGTCTTCTAGTTGAGCAACCATATTTTTGGGCTTTTTTCGCCCTAACAAGTTGATAACCATAGTTCGTAGACTGCTCATTAACCGACTAACCGCTTGACTTTCTGTTCGCAACCTATCTTCGGCCAAGGTGACGTCGCGCCGATGATGCATCACCTCTATCCGCCAGTGATGCCGTAGCGCGTCAAAAAGCTCATCTGCTTCTGGCTGAGTAGTAGGCTGGCTGTTACTGACAAAATAATTCACCTCCTGGCTTGGCGCACCCCCGCTTAACCCTTGTCGATTTCGTACTACACGAATCAACGTAGCCAAGCCAGCGGCATGCCATCGGGGAGCTAATGACGTCGGGTGCAAGCTAAAGCACTGATAGCTACGTTGCTCCAGGCGACCATGCCCGCGCTTAACCGCATCGGTTCGCTCAAAAGTGGCTTGGATGAGAACACTTCGGCAAATACAATAGCGATATAACAGGGCCTGATTGGCTTTTATTCCCACAATATAGATACCTCCTGCCCCTTCAATGGCATTGACCGTCAGAGGGTTAAGGTGAAGAGCATCGAGCGTTATTTTCTGATTGTATAAGCCCTTGTCATTGAGGAGTTGCCGCACAACAGGCTTCTCACTCTCTTTAGACCCCGAATAGTAAGCCTGCCCAACAATCGCTTCGGAATCATGAGTCAACACCGACACACAGGCTTCACCTCGGGTATGGCCGGGTTGTATGCTACCCCGTAACTCCTTACCGTCTAAAGCAAACCAACGTTTTGAGTCAGCATCCAGAATTAGGCCAAACCAGCCAAAAAGTAACTGGGCAAAGAGTACACCGTTGACTTTGGCTAATAGTAGGGGTAACTGAGCGCGCGAGATGGCTTTGTGGTGAGTCATATTGGTGGCTTGGCAAAGGGGCTGACTATGATTGACCATATGCCGATGTAAACTGGATAGTTTACCATCTCGTCCGCAGCACAAAGCCAGCGTTAAGCCTGTAAGAACCAGTGCGATAGAGTGTTTCTTGCCTCGATTGTCCCGGCCATCCAGGCCGGGTGTTTGGTCAAGAAGTTGGAAAAATGTTGTAGGTTTAGCCAAGCAGGGAGCGACAGTCATGGTTTTGTAGTCTAGAGAACCACAAAGGTATGGCTAACTGCTCCTTGCCGTTTTTATAAGAAAGCCCTGNNNNNNNNNNCTAGCTAGCTAGCNNNNNNNNNNTCTGCGAAGGCCAAACCGGTACGCTCACCGCTTCAGGGGCATCTACCTACCTGTGGAGCAATGGCGCCACCGGCTCGTCCATCAACGTCAGTGTGGCCGGCACCTACTCGGTGACGGGTACCTCTTCAACAGGTTGTTCGGATGTGGCCACCGCTACGGTCACCATCAGTCCAGCACCCGCTGCTGCCCTGACGGCCTCATCGACCACCCTCTGTGCCGGACAGTCGACCACCCTTACCGCCACCGGGGGAACCANNNNNNNNNNCTAGCTAGCTAGCNNNNNNNNNNAGTAGTGCTTCATAACAGGATTAGATACCCTGGTAGTCCACGCCGTAAACGGTGGGCGCTAGGTGTGGGTTCCTTCCACGGAATCCGTGCCGTAGCTAACGCATTAAGCGCCCCGCCTGGGGAGTACGGTCGCAAGACTAAAACTCAAAGGAATTGACGGGGGCCCGCACAAGCGGTGGAGCATGTGGTTTAATTCGATGCAACGCGAAGAACCTTACCTGGGCTTGACATATACCGGAAAGCTGCAGAGATGTGGCCCCCCTTGTGGTCGGTATACAGGTGGTGCATGGCTGTCGTCAGCTCGTGTCGTGAGATGTTGGGTTAAGTCCCGCAACGAGCGCAACCCCTATCTTATGTTGCCAGCACGTTATGGTGGGGACTCGTAAGAGACTGCCGGGGTCAACTCGGAGGAAGGCGGGGACGACGTATGAAGCACTCCGNNNNNNNNNNCTAGCTAGCTAGCNNNNNNNNNNAAATTTTTGTCGGAGAAAATTCGGAAATGTTTGTCCGTTTTGGACCATTCGGAAGTGACCTAGGAAAGTAAAAACCCGCATAGAAGGGCGCTATGCGGGTTTTTTGACTGTTGGGCGGTCCGGACGGAAAATCAAGATGTGTTGATAATCAGTACAATTACGTTCCTATTCGGAAGTAATTCGGAAGTGATAGCCATTTTTTACAATTATTAGATGTGTTTTACGCCTTTGGCGTGTGTGNNNNNNNNNNCTAGCTAGCTAGCNNNNNNNNNNTATAGTGCTCCCTATATTTAGGACCAGTTTTTGCTTTTTTTAATTGAGGTTTTCCGATTCTACGTCGACTTGCAAAGGAGTACAGTACACCTCAGCAGGTGTTTTTCTAGCCAGACCTTGATGGCATTTTCTGTTGTTGTAATGCTCAAAGAAGTTAGCCAGACCACGCTCTAATTCCCAGCCATCCCCGGCTGGACTTAAATAAATGTAATCATATTTGACCGTTCGCCATAACCGCTCGATGTAAATGTTGTCGATGGCTCGCCCTTTGCCGTCCATGCTGATCTTGATCTGCTCCTGCTCCAAACAATCTACCCACTTTGAACAGGTGAACTGACTACCCTGATCAGAATTAATAATGACTGGTTTCCCATTGCGCGCAATAGCTTGTTGAAGTGTGTCCACCACCCACTCGGCAGCCATACTATTGGACAAACTCCATCCGGTCACATACCGACTATACACATCCAGAAGAGCTACCAGATACATAAAGCCCTTAGCCATGGGCACGTATGTAATGTCGATCTGCCAAACTTGGTTACAAGCGGTAATAGCCAGCCCCTTTAATAAATAAGGACGAATATAAATGGCCTGTCCCAATCGACTCAAATTCCGCTTCGGATAAATAGCCATCAGCCCCATTTTTCGTATTAGTCGTCGGATTCGTTTGTGGTTGACTGGATAGCCTTGAGTTCGTAAATAGTCCTGGAGTTGGAGTACCCCCTCGGCAGGATAATTCAAATTCCGCTCATCGAGCAGTCTCATCAACCTCAAATTTTGCTCAGACTCAGGAACCGGGTGGTAATACACCCCGCTCCGGTGCAAGCCTAATAATCGACATTGTGTCCTGATGCTTATTGAGGCTTGGTTGTCGATTAACCTCCGACATTTTTTCAACCCAGTTTCTTCAAGCTTTTTTTTAGAAAATCATTTTCCAGCTCTAATCGACCGATTTTGGCATACAGCCGCTCCGGGTCTATTTTATCTTCAGCTTCGGTCGCTTTCTCAAAAATTGAGCTAGCTCGATCCAGAAAGTCTTGCTTCCACTTACTGATCATGGTCGGATGCACCTCATACCGTTTAGCCAATTCGGCTAAGGTCTGTTTCTCTTTTAATGCTTCCAGAGCCACTTTGGCTTTAAAGGCAGGCGAGTGCTGCTTGCGTTTTGCTTTCATTTTGAACCACTATTTACAGCTTGTTTTTCAACTTAGCTAGTGGTCCTAATTTGGGGGAGTACTATANNNNNNNNNNCTAGCTAGCTAGCNNNNNNNNNNTTCCCCAACATTTTGCAAAGTCAGATTTTTAGCCCTTCTGTTTTTGCGGAGTGTCTCGCCCAGAGTCATTATTACTTCCATTGATTAACTCTTAATTAAATTTTTTCGTGAGTAGTGTTGTGTTTTAAAACATACTGTTGTAATGTTGTGTCATAATTGACAATGTACATTTTAACAGTGTCAAAAACAACCGCGTAAATGTATGAACAAACCGGCGCTTTACCGGCAAAAGCCTGATAGACACTTTATTGAACGGNNNNNNNNNNCTAGCTAGCTAGCNNNNNNNNNNCTGCTATTACAGACAAAGTCATCCCGGCCATGCGGGAGTGGCAGAACCGGCCATTGGAAAGTCTGTACACCTTGGTGTGGCTAGACGGCATTTATTACAAAGTGCGTCAGGATGGTAAAGTGGTCACCCGAGTACTTTACAGCGTGATCGGCCTGAGTCTGTCAGGCAAAAAGCAAGTACTCGGCATTTACACCGCTGAGAGTGAATCGGCTAAATTCTGGCTGACGGTGCTGACGGATCTTAAACAACGGGGAATAGAAGATCTCTTGATTGCCTGTGTAGATGGCTTGAAAGGGTTTGATACGGCCATTGCCAATGTGTTTCCGGCTACTACTGTGCAACTCTGCATTGTTCACCAACTCCGCAACTCTTTCCGTTTCGTACCCGACAAGTTATTGAAAGAACTGGCCAACGACCTGAAAACGGTTTATCAAGCACCTAATCGGGAGCAAGGCTTAGAAAACCTATTGGTTGTACAGGAAAAATGGGGCTCAGCTTACCCCAAAGCGATCCAACCTTGGGTGGAGAAATGGGAGTTGTTGTCGCCATTTTTTGACTATCCAGCCGCGATTCGTAAGGTGATGTACACTACCAATACGGTGGAGGGGTATCACCGTCAGTTACGCAAAGTGACCAAGACCAAAGGGGCTTTTAGCTCGGATGTGGCTTTACAAAAGTTAGTCTATCTAGTGATCCAGAATTTGCAGATTAAATGGGAAACGACGACCTATAATTGGAAAGAGATCATTAATCAGTTCAGCATTATCTTTGAAGAACGAATCAAATCGCATCGCATCGAATAAAACCTGCTGACACAGTTCAGCGAGCACTCCCNNNNNNNNNNCTAGCTAGCTAGCNNNNNNNNNNACTAATACGACCTGACTACTGGGGTATCTAATCCTGTTTGCTACCCACACTTTCGAGCCTCAGCGTCAGTTGGTGCCCAGTAGGCCGCCTTCGCCACTGGTGTTCCTCCCGATATCTACGCATTCCACCGCTACACCGGGAATTCCGCCTACCTCTGCACTACTCAAGAAAAACAGTTTTGAAAGCAGTTTATGGGTTGAGCCCATAGATTTCACTTCCAACTTGTCTTCCCGCCTGCGCTCCCTTTACACCCAGTAATTCCGGACAACGCTTGCGACCTACGTATTACCGCGGCTGCTGGCACGTAGTTAGCCGTCGCTTCCTTGTTGAGTACCGTCATTATCTTCCTCAACAACAGGAGTTTACAATCCGAAGACCTTCTTCCTCCACGCGGCGTCGCTGCATCAGGGTTTCCCCCATTGTGCAATATTCCCCACTGCTGCCCCCCGTAGGAGGTCGTATTCCTNNNNNNNNNNCTAGCTAGCTAGCNNNNNNNNNNTAACGGCCAGCACAACCCTGGTCATTACCGTTAGCCCCGCCCCGATTGTGAACACCGCGCCCAGTGTGGCTAATGCTATCCCGCCCCAGTCGGCCACGGTGGGCAGTGGGTTTAGCT
This window harbors:
- a CDS encoding ISAs1 family transposase, giving the protein MTVAPCLAKPTTFFQLLDQTPGLDGRDNRGKKHSIALVLTGLTLALCCGRDGKLSSLHRHMVNHSQPLCQATNMTHHKAISRAQLPLLLAKVNGVLFAQLLFGWFGLILDADSKRWFALDGKELRGSIQPGHTRGEACVSVLTHDSEAIVGQAYYSGSKESEKPVVRQLLNDKGLYNQKITLDALHLNPLTVNAIEGAGGIYIVGIKANQALLYRYCICRSVLIQATFERTDAVKRGHGRLEQRSYQCFSLHPTSLAPRWHAAGLATLIRVVRNRQGLSGGAPSQEVNYFVSNSQPTTQPEADELFDALRHHWRIEVMHHRRDVTLAEDRLRTESQAVSRLMSSLRTMVINLLGRKKPKNMVAQLEDFADKFLTLIQFMNQELVL
- a CDS encoding IS3 family transposase, which produces MKKCRRLIDNQASISIRTQCRLLGLHRSGVYYHPVPESEQNLRLMRLLDERNLNYPAEGVLQLQDYLRTQGYPVNHKRIRRLIRKMGLMAIYPKRNLSRLGQAIYIRPYLLKGLAITACNQVWQIDITYVPMAKGFMYLVALLDVYSRYVTGWSLSNSMAAEWVVDTLQQAIARNGKPVIINSDQGSQFTCSKWVDCLEQEQIKISMDGKGRAIDNIYIERLWRTVKYDYIYLSPAGDGWELERGLANFFEHYNNRKCHQGLARKTPAEVYCTPLQVDVESENLN
- a CDS encoding transposase, which gives rise to MKAKRKQHSPAFKAKVALEALKEKQTLAELAKRYEVHPTMISKWKQDFLDRASSIFEKATEAEDKIDPERLYAKIGRLELENDFLKKSLKKLG
- a CDS encoding IS256 family transposase yields the protein AITDKVIPAMREWQNRPLESLYTLVWLDGIYYKVRQDGKVVTRVLYSVIGLSLSGKKQVLGIYTAESESAKFWLTVLTDLKQRGIEDLLIACVDGLKGFDTAIANVFPATTVQLCIVHQLRNSFRFVPDKLLKELANDLKTVYQAPNREQGLENLLVVQEKWGSAYPKAIQPWVEKWELLSPFFDYPAAIRKVMYTTNTVEGYHRQLRKVTKTKGAFSSDVALQKLVYLVIQNLQIKWETTTYNWKEIINQFSIIFEERIKSHRIE